The Fusarium oxysporum Fo47 chromosome II, complete sequence genome includes a region encoding these proteins:
- a CDS encoding HSF-type DNA-binding-domain-containing protein: protein MSGDGTSTPGVGGSNASEFVRKLYRMLEDPAHQDVARWGKDGDTFVVVENEKFTRSILPKHFKHSNMASFVRQLNKYDFHKVRQTNDSGSAANGANTLEFKHPNFRVGSKDDLDNIRRKAPAPRRTQATEDFTTSHHISVMTEQLTATQQQVQQLQELFTEVSQTNRLLVNEVLTLQKMLNAQKQSQHEMLNFLSPSGNRHQQGMHLNVGTSPLDGSDDSAPELRRARELLSSVTPDQIADRELERLQGVYGSPADSAVVIPQASMPMMHDPMNDINRYPVYPVGQTVGIDPFHSDHIHKIPYAMPNESSANAMQEVPAPQPINIQTHANSNSSTNSALTWASRKPRIFLVEDDPTCAKIGIKFLKSMGCEVEHAQNGADAYSRITSVARDHFDMIFMDIIMPKLDGVSTTMYIRQDCPAIPIVAMTSNIRSDEVHCYFEHGMNGVLAKPFTKSGMQKIVENHLSYLLKGYDPSTQQESGSGYVVGGAGYMNPPSNLNTPGGTTFKFETTPTPPATGATWSPGQMPQQSPMTAGMDQGYGMVNGANQYGLTPTSASRASFPTSISQTSQGRMDGQSPPEKRQRTYV, encoded by the exons ATGTCTGGTGACGGAACCTCAACCCCCGGGGTTGGTGGCAGCAATGCCAGCGAGTTT GTTCGCAAGCTTTATCG GATGCTCGAAGATCCAGCGCATCAAGATGTTGCGCGATGGGGAAAAGATGGCGATACGttcgttgttgttgag AATGAAAAATTTACACGTTCAATCCTGCCTAAGCACTTCAAACACAGCAACATGGCCAGTTTTGTCCGACAATTGAACAAGTACGATTTTCATAAAGTGCGACAAACAAATGACAGTGGATCTGCGGCCAATGGCGCCAAT ACACTCGAGTTTAAGCATCCCAATTTCAGGGTGGGCAGCAAGGATGATCTCGATAATATTCGTCGAAAGGCCCCAGCACCTAGGAGGACACAAGCCACAGAGGACTTCACAACCAGTCATCACATCAGCGTCATGACTGAACAACTGACAGCTACCCAGCAGCAAGTGCAACAACTCCAGGAGCTTTTCACCGAAGTGTCTCAAACCAATCGACTTCTTGTGAACGAGGTTCTGACTCTGCAAAAAATGCTCAATGCGCAAAAGCAATCACAGCACGAAATGCTTAATTTCCTCTCACCTTCAGGCAATCGCCATCAACAGGGCATGCACCTCAACGTCGGAACATCTCCTCTGGATGGCAGTGACGATTCGGCACCAGAACTGCGACGGGCTCGTGAGCTTCTGTCTAGCGTGACGCCTGATCAAATTGCCGACCGAGAGCTGGAACGTCTTCAGGGCGTATATGGATCTCCGGCAGACTCCGCAGTTGTCATCCCACAAGCTTCAATGCCTATGATGCATGATCCAATGAACGACATCAACCGCTACCCCGTGTACCCGGTGGGTCAAACCGTCGGCATCGATCCTTTCCACTCGGATCACATCCACAAGATCCCTTATGCGATGCCGAATGAGTCCAGCGCCAACGCCATGCAGGAGGTTCCTGCTCCTCAGCCCATCAACATCCAAACACACGCAAACTCTAACTCGTCGACCAACTCGGCCCTCACTTGGGCGTCACGAAAACCCAGGATTTtccttgttgaagatgatccGACTTGTGCCAAGATTGGCATCAAGTTTCTCAAGTCGATGGGCTGTGAAGTCGAGCATGCT CAAAACGGAGCAGACGCATATAGCCGTATCACTAGTGTTGCCCGTGATCATTTCGACATGATCTTCATGGACATCATAATGCCCAAGCTGGATGGTGTCTCGACAACTATGTATATCCGGCAAGACTGCCCTGCCATTCCCATTGTTGCTATGACGTCGAATATCCGATCCGACGAGGTCCACTGCTATTTTGAACACG GTATGAACGGAGTTCTGGCTAAGCCATTCACCAAGAGCGGAATGCAGAAGATCGTCGAAAATCACTTGAGCTATCTCCTCAAAGGTTATGACCCTTCGACTCAACAAGAGTCAGGCTCAGGTTATGTAGTTGGTGGCGCAGGTTACATGAACCCGCCGAGCAACCTGAACACTCCCGGCGGAACAACTTTCAAGTTCGAGACGACGCCCACGCCGCCGGCGACTGGCGCCACTTGGTCCCCGGGACAGATGCCGCAGCAGTCTCCCATGACCGCAGGGATGGACCAGGGCTATGGCATGGTAAATGGCGCAAACCAGTACGGCCTGACGCCCACCAGCGCGAGCCGAGCTAGTTTCCCAACAAGCATCTCACAAACCAGCCAAGGGCGAATGGATGGCCAAAGCCCACCAGAAAAGCGCCAGCGCACCTACGTTTGA